The following DNA comes from Streptomyces sp. NBC_00273.
GAAGAGCGTGGTGCGCCCCGGCGACGTACAGCGGCTCAGCGCCGGATCCGGGGCGCGGCACGTGGAGCGCAACGACGGCACCGGGCGACTGCGGTTCGTGCAGACGTGGCTCGCGCCCCTCACCGCGGGCGGCGAGCCCTCGTACGGGGTCGTCCGGGGGATCGCCGACGCCGCGCCCTACGAGGTCCCCGCGGCCGGCGCGGTGCTGCACGTCCGGCGGCCCGGCGCGGGCGAGCGCGTCGCCGTACCCGCGGCGGACCGGGTGTACCTGCACGTGGTGCGCGGGGACCTGCGCCTGGACGGGGCGGAGCTGGGCCCCGGGGACTCGGTGCGGATCACCGCCGAGCGGGACCTGGAAGTCGTTGCGGGCTCCCCGGGGGAGCTGCTGATCTGGGAGTTCCCCGACCCGGCCTGATCGACGAGGCAGCCCTAGCGGGAGCGGAGCTCGGCCAGCACCGCGTCGGTGAACGGGGTCCAGGCCTCGGCCGCCCACGGGCCGAAGGGGCGGTCGGTCAGGGCCACGCACGCGGCACGTGCGTCCGGGTCCACCCACAGGAAGGTACCGGCCTGACCGAAGTGCCCGAAGGTGCGCGGCGAGGAGGAAGCGCCCGTCCAGTGCGGGGACTTGTGGTCGCGGATCTCCAGGCCGAGGCCCCAGTCGTTGGGGGACTGGTGCCCGTAGCCCGGCAGGACGCCCTTGAGCCCGGGGTGGACGACGGAGGTGGCCTCGGCGACCGTACGGACGTCCAGCAGCCGCGGCGCCTGCAGCTCGGCGGCGAACCGCAGCAGGTCGGTGACGGTCGAGACGCCGTCCTTGGCGGGCGAGCCCTCCAGGGTGGTCCGCTCCATGCCCAGCGGCTCGAAGACCGCCTGGTGCAGGTACTCCGCGAAGGGGATGCCGGTGGCCTTGGCGATGTGGTCGCCGAGCTCCTCGAAACCGGCGTTCGAGTACAGCCGGCGCTGCCCGGGCGGGGCCGACACCCGGTGCTCGTCGAAGGCCAGGCCGCTGGTGTGCGCGAGCAGGTGACGGACCGTCGACCCCTCGGGCCCGGCCGGCTCGTCCAGCTCGATCGCCCCCTCCTCGTACGCGACGAGGGCGGCGTACGCGGCGAGCGGCTTGGTGACCGAGGCCAGGGCGAACCGGTGGTCGACGGGCCCGTGGGAGCCCGCCAGGCTCCCGTCGGCCCGTACGACGGCCGCCGCGGCGGTCGGCACCGGCCAGGTCTCGATGATCCGCAGGCTTTCCATGCCGTTCCCGTCCTCCACGCTGTCCATGCCGCCGAGCCTACTTGCTTGGAGTGCACTCAAGGGTTTTAGCGTGGAGCCATGAGCCAGAGCCTGACGCAGACGCGGTACACGATCAGCGAGGTCGAGGCCCGGACCGGTCTGACCCAGCACACCCTGCGCTGGTACGAGCGGATCGGCCTGATGCCGCACGTGGACCGCTCCCACTCGGGCCAGCGGCGCTTCACCGACAAGGACCTCGACTGGCTGGCCTTCGTGGGCAAGCTGCGCGCCACGGGGATGTCGGTGGCGGACATGGTGCGGTACGCCGAACTGGTCCGCGAGGGCGAGCACACGGTGGGGGAACGCCGGGAGCTGCTGGAACGCACGCGCCGCGAGGTGCGCTCGCGGATCACGGAACTCACGGACGCGCTCGCCGTACTGGACTACAAGATCGATATGTACGCCATGAAAACGGTATCGGGGAAGGCACAGCAATGACGGAGCACGGAACCACCCTCGAACAGGTCGAGCTCGGCAAGGGCGGCCCGCTGGTCGGCGTCCAGGGGCTCGGTTGCATGGGCATGAGCGAGTTCTACGGGGACACCGACGAGGCGGCGGCCCGGGAGACCCTGGACGCGGCGCTGGCCGCCGGGGTCACCCTCTTCGACACCGCGGACGTCTACGGGCGGGGGCGCAACGAGGAGTTCCTGGCGCCCTTCGTGGCCGCGCACCGGGACGAGATCACGCTGGCGACGAAGTTCGCCATGGAGCGCACCGACGACCCGCACTACCGGGGCGTCCGCAACGACCGCGCCTACGTCCGCGCGGCCGTGGAGGCCAGCCTGCGCCGGCTCGGCGTGGACGTCATCGACCTGTACTACATGCACCGGCGCGACCCGGCCGTGCCGTTCGCCGAGTCGGTCGGCGCCATGGCGGAGCTGGTCCGCGAGGGCAAGGTGCGCCACCTCGGCCTCAGCGAGGTCACCGGCGCGGAGCTGCGGGAGGCGCACGCCGTGCACCCGATCGCGGCGCTCCAGTCGGAGTGGTCGCTGTTCAGCCGGGACGTGGAGCGCAGCGCGGTGGGCGCGGCCGCGGAACTGGGCGTGGCCGTCGCGGCGTACTCCCCGCTCGGCCGGGGCTTCTTGACGGGGTCCTTCGCGGACGCGTCCGCGGAGCTGTCGCAGGGCGACTTCCGCCGCTACCAGCCGCGTTTCAACGGCGACAACGCGAAGGCCAACGCGGCGCTGCTGGTCCCGGTCCGGGAGATCGCCGCGCAGCGCGGTGCGAC
Coding sequences within:
- a CDS encoding pirin family protein; this translates as MIDVRPGADRYEGGDPATGITTRHAFSFGTFYDPDNLRFGPVLACNEETLAPGAGFDEHPHSHTEIVTWVIEGELTHHDSTGEKSVVRPGDVQRLSAGSGARHVERNDGTGRLRFVQTWLAPLTAGGEPSYGVVRGIADAAPYEVPAAGAVLHVRRPGAGERVAVPAADRVYLHVVRGDLRLDGAELGPGDSVRITAERDLEVVAGSPGELLIWEFPDPA
- a CDS encoding serine hydrolase domain-containing protein; its protein translation is MESLRIIETWPVPTAAAAVVRADGSLAGSHGPVDHRFALASVTKPLAAYAALVAYEEGAIELDEPAGPEGSTVRHLLAHTSGLAFDEHRVSAPPGQRRLYSNAGFEELGDHIAKATGIPFAEYLHQAVFEPLGMERTTLEGSPAKDGVSTVTDLLRFAAELQAPRLLDVRTVAEATSVVHPGLKGVLPGYGHQSPNDWGLGLEIRDHKSPHWTGASSSPRTFGHFGQAGTFLWVDPDARAACVALTDRPFGPWAAEAWTPFTDAVLAELRSR
- a CDS encoding MerR family transcriptional regulator, coding for MSQSLTQTRYTISEVEARTGLTQHTLRWYERIGLMPHVDRSHSGQRRFTDKDLDWLAFVGKLRATGMSVADMVRYAELVREGEHTVGERRELLERTRREVRSRITELTDALAVLDYKIDMYAMKTVSGKAQQ
- a CDS encoding aldo/keto reductase, which produces MTEHGTTLEQVELGKGGPLVGVQGLGCMGMSEFYGDTDEAAARETLDAALAAGVTLFDTADVYGRGRNEEFLAPFVAAHRDEITLATKFAMERTDDPHYRGVRNDRAYVRAAVEASLRRLGVDVIDLYYMHRRDPAVPFAESVGAMAELVREGKVRHLGLSEVTGAELREAHAVHPIAALQSEWSLFSRDVERSAVGAAAELGVAVAAYSPLGRGFLTGSFADASAELSQGDFRRYQPRFNGDNAKANAALLVPVREIAAQRGATPAQIALAWVQQRAQVHGLTVVPIPGTRKPGRLRENTGATRITLTQAELDLLEPIAAQVAGDRYPDMSSTSAAREV